The Onychomys torridus chromosome 4, mOncTor1.1, whole genome shotgun sequence genome includes a window with the following:
- the LOC118581381 gene encoding NHP2-like protein 1 — MTEADVNLKAYPLVDTSLTKKLLDLIQQSRNYKQLRKGANGVTKPLNRGISEFIVMAADAESLEIILHLPLLCKDKNVPYVFLHSKQALGWACGVSRPVITCSVTIKKGSQLK, encoded by the coding sequence ATGACGGAGGCTGATGTAAATCTGAAGGCTTATCCCCTGGTAGATACCTCCCTCACCAAGAAGCTGCTGGACCTCATTCAGCAGTCACGTAACTACAAGCAGCTTCGGAAAGGAGCCAATGGAGTCACTAAACCCCTCAACaggggcatctctgagttcaTTGTGATGGCAGCAGATGCTGAGTCCTTGGAGATCATCCTGCACCTCCCCCTGCTGTGTAAAGACAAGAATGTCCCCTATGTATTCCTGCACTCCAAGCAGGCCCTAGGATGGGCCTGTGGGGTCTCCAGACCTGTCATCACCTGTTCTGTTACCATCAAAAAAGGCTCCCAGCTAAAGTAG